In Streptomyces sp. P3, one DNA window encodes the following:
- a CDS encoding AAA family ATPase: MTAEAAVDPGTAAARATEAILRDTLHATARGVVVDSPPGAGKSTLVVRAALELADAGRSLMVVAQTNAQVDDLVLRLAEKSPELPVGRLHSSDADPYDKALEQLPNVRKSAKAGELAGLPVVISTAAKWAHVKTDEQWRHAIVDEAYQMRSDGLLAVAGLFERALFVGDPGQLDPFSIVGGEQWAGLSYDPSASAVSTLLAHNPELPQHRLPVSWRLPASAAPLVSAAFYPYTPFRSGTGHGDRRLSFAVASDGSGPDRVIDEAAESGWGLLELPARHTPRTDPEAVRAVATVVRRLLDRGGAAVSERSPDPAPLTADRVAVGTAHRDQAAAVRTALAELGVRDVTVDTANRLQGMEFDVTVILHPLSGRPDATAFHLETGRLCVLASRHRHACVVVCRAGVADLLDEYPSTEPVQLGTLVKFPDGWEANHAVLARLGEHRVAWKP; the protein is encoded by the coding sequence GTGACCGCCGAGGCCGCTGTCGACCCCGGTACCGCCGCCGCCCGCGCCACCGAAGCGATCCTGCGCGACACCCTGCACGCCACCGCGCGCGGGGTCGTCGTGGACTCCCCGCCGGGTGCCGGCAAGTCCACGCTCGTCGTCCGGGCGGCCCTCGAACTGGCCGACGCGGGCCGCTCGTTGATGGTGGTCGCGCAGACCAACGCGCAGGTCGACGACCTGGTGCTGCGGCTCGCCGAGAAGAGCCCCGAGCTGCCGGTGGGCCGGCTGCACAGCAGTGACGCCGACCCGTACGACAAGGCACTCGAGCAGCTGCCGAACGTGCGGAAGTCGGCGAAGGCGGGGGAGCTGGCCGGACTGCCGGTGGTGATCTCCACCGCCGCCAAGTGGGCGCACGTGAAGACCGACGAGCAGTGGCGGCACGCCATCGTGGACGAGGCGTACCAGATGCGGTCGGACGGTCTGCTGGCCGTGGCCGGGCTGTTCGAGCGGGCCCTGTTCGTGGGTGACCCCGGGCAGCTGGACCCGTTCTCGATCGTCGGCGGCGAGCAGTGGGCGGGGCTGTCGTACGACCCGTCGGCGTCGGCGGTGAGCACCCTCCTCGCGCACAACCCGGAGCTGCCGCAGCACCGGCTGCCGGTGTCCTGGCGGCTCCCGGCGTCGGCCGCGCCGCTGGTCTCCGCCGCGTTCTACCCGTACACGCCGTTCCGCAGCGGAACGGGGCACGGCGACCGCCGTCTCTCCTTCGCCGTTGCGTCGGACGGCTCCGGCCCCGACCGGGTGATCGACGAGGCGGCGGAGTCCGGCTGGGGCCTGCTGGAGCTGCCCGCCCGGCACACGCCCCGCACCGACCCGGAGGCGGTGCGGGCGGTCGCCACGGTGGTGCGGCGGCTGCTGGACCGGGGCGGCGCGGCCGTCTCGGAGCGCTCCCCCGACCCGGCCCCGCTCACGGCCGACCGGGTCGCGGTCGGCACCGCCCACCGCGACCAGGCGGCGGCCGTACGGACGGCACTGGCGGAACTCGGCGTCCGCGACGTGACGGTGGACACCGCGAACCGGCTGCAGGGCATGGAGTTCGACGTCACGGTGATCCTGCACCCGCTCTCCGGCCGCCCCGACGCCACCGCCTTCCACCTGGAGACGGGCCGGCTGTGCGTCCTCGCCTCCCGCCACCGGCACGCGTGCGTGGTGGTGTGCCGGGCGGGCGTCGCCGACCTGCTGGACGAGTACCCCTCGACGGAACCGGTGCAGCTGGGCACCCTCGTGAAGTTCCCGGACGGCTGGGAGGCCAACCACGCGGTGCTGGCGCGTCTCGGGGAACATCGGGTCGCCTGGAAGCCTTGA
- a CDS encoding phosphatase PAP2 family protein has translation MPQTETPGTEAASGTARLRWWTELPLLVLVYLCYSAGRLLARGDVSTAVDHGLAILRVEKLLYLNAEHPLNRLFTAHAWIGVPADFWYASLHYLVTPAILVWLFRSRTLHYRAARTWLMASTSVGLIGFSLMPTCPPRLLSAGHGFVDTMAQYSSYGWWGGEASAPRGMGGMTNQYAAMPSLHVGWALWCGVMLWRHGGTRLAKTAGVVYPLVTTLVVMGTANHYFLDAAAGAAVMGVGLLLTPWAMRTADRARAWFASRVPALAPGLPADSPAPSASVVSGGCQTSPGERIPRQRESRLRPGVEPDVSPSDAGEGAPAAAR, from the coding sequence ATGCCGCAGACCGAGACACCAGGCACCGAGGCGGCCTCGGGGACAGCCCGGCTGCGCTGGTGGACCGAGCTGCCCCTGCTGGTGCTGGTGTACCTCTGCTACTCGGCGGGGCGGCTGCTCGCGCGCGGTGACGTCTCCACCGCCGTCGACCACGGTCTGGCGATCCTGCGCGTCGAGAAGCTCCTCTACCTCAACGCCGAGCACCCGCTGAACCGGCTGTTCACGGCCCACGCCTGGATCGGCGTGCCGGCCGACTTCTGGTACGCGTCACTGCACTACCTGGTCACCCCCGCGATCCTGGTGTGGCTGTTCCGGTCGCGGACGCTGCACTACCGGGCGGCCCGCACCTGGCTGATGGCGTCCACCTCCGTCGGCCTCATCGGCTTCAGCCTGATGCCCACCTGCCCGCCGCGGCTGCTGTCGGCGGGGCACGGCTTCGTGGACACGATGGCCCAGTACAGCTCGTACGGCTGGTGGGGCGGCGAGGCGAGCGCGCCGCGCGGCATGGGCGGCATGACCAACCAGTACGCGGCAATGCCGAGCCTGCACGTGGGCTGGGCCCTGTGGTGCGGTGTGATGCTGTGGCGCCACGGCGGCACGCGCCTGGCGAAGACGGCGGGCGTCGTCTACCCGCTGGTGACCACGCTCGTGGTGATGGGCACCGCCAACCACTACTTCCTCGACGCGGCCGCCGGCGCGGCCGTGATGGGCGTCGGACTGCTGCTGACACCTTGGGCGATGCGCACAGCGGACCGGGCCCGGGCGTGGTTCGCCTCCCGCGTCCCGGCGCTCGCCCCCGGTCTCCCGGCGGACTCTCCCGCCCCTTCGGCCTCGGTTGTCAGTGGCGGATGCCAGACTTCCCCGGGTGAGCGAATTCCACGGCAGCGCGAGTCACGGCTCCGCCCCGGAGTCGAACCGGACGTCTCTCCCTCGGACGCGGGGGAAGGCGCTCCGGCAGCGGCTCGCTGA
- a CDS encoding histidine phosphatase family protein has product MAPRILLARHGQTEWSLSGKHTGRTDVPLLEEGRRGAKLLGERLHRPPFDGLADAEVRTSPLVRARETCALAGFGERAEVWDTLVEWHYGAYEGMTPAEIQAVRPGWLIWRDGVPEGETLAEVTARADEIVAWARSADRDVLVFAHGHILRSIGARWLGLPLDFAARIRLNPTSVSVLGWAYGEPAIESWNDLGHLV; this is encoded by the coding sequence ATGGCACCGCGCATTCTGCTGGCCCGGCACGGGCAGACGGAGTGGTCGCTGTCCGGCAAGCACACCGGCAGGACCGACGTCCCCCTTCTGGAGGAGGGCCGCCGGGGCGCCAAGCTGCTGGGGGAGCGGCTGCACCGGCCGCCCTTCGACGGCCTCGCCGACGCCGAGGTACGCACCAGTCCGCTGGTCCGCGCGCGGGAGACGTGCGCACTCGCCGGCTTCGGCGAGCGTGCCGAGGTCTGGGACACCTTGGTGGAGTGGCACTACGGCGCCTACGAGGGGATGACCCCCGCGGAGATCCAGGCGGTCCGGCCCGGGTGGCTCATCTGGCGCGACGGCGTGCCCGAGGGGGAGACCCTGGCCGAGGTGACGGCCCGCGCGGACGAGATCGTCGCCTGGGCCCGCTCGGCCGACCGGGACGTGCTGGTCTTCGCCCACGGGCACATCCTCCGCTCCATAGGGGCACGCTGGCTGGGTCTGCCGCTGGACTTCGCGGCGCGGATCCGTCTGAACCCCACGTCGGTGTCGGTTCTGGGCTGGGCCTACGGCGAGCCGGCCATCGAGAGCTGGAACGACCTCGGTCACCTCGTCTGA
- a CDS encoding spermidine synthase, with amino-acid sequence MGKSRNTRRERDADAVVEPVDGGLAQLVPDRDRARAWTLLVDGAPQSHVDLDDPGYLSFEYQRRLGHVVDLAAPAGKPLHAVHLGGGAFTLARYVAATRPRSTQQVVERDAALVRLVRRELPLDPGARIRVRSMDAREGLAKVPDGWADLVVADVFSGARTPAHLTSTEFLDEVRRALRPGGVYAANLADGPPLAHLRGQIATAAARFPELALVADPTVLRRKRFGNAVLVASDLPLPIAELTRRAASDPHPGRVEHGRALTDFTGGAVAVVDASAVASPAPPPSVFR; translated from the coding sequence ATGGGAAAGTCCAGGAACACCCGGCGCGAGCGGGACGCCGACGCCGTCGTCGAGCCCGTCGACGGCGGACTCGCCCAGCTCGTCCCCGACCGGGACCGGGCACGGGCCTGGACGCTGCTCGTCGACGGCGCCCCGCAGTCGCACGTCGACCTCGACGACCCCGGATACCTCTCCTTCGAGTACCAGCGGCGCCTCGGCCATGTCGTCGATCTCGCCGCCCCGGCCGGCAAGCCCCTGCACGCCGTGCACCTCGGCGGTGGCGCGTTCACCCTCGCCCGGTACGTCGCCGCCACCCGCCCCCGCTCCACCCAGCAGGTCGTCGAACGTGACGCCGCCCTCGTCCGACTGGTGCGCCGGGAACTGCCGTTGGATCCGGGGGCGCGGATCAGGGTCCGGTCGATGGACGCGCGCGAAGGCCTCGCCAAGGTGCCCGACGGATGGGCCGATCTCGTCGTGGCCGATGTGTTCAGCGGCGCCAGGACCCCCGCCCACCTCACCTCCACCGAGTTCCTCGACGAGGTCCGCAGGGCGCTGAGGCCCGGCGGGGTCTACGCCGCCAACCTGGCCGACGGCCCGCCGCTCGCGCATCTGCGGGGCCAGATCGCCACCGCCGCCGCCCGCTTCCCCGAACTCGCGCTGGTCGCCGACCCGACCGTGCTGCGGCGCAAGCGGTTCGGCAACGCCGTGCTCGTCGCCTCCGACCTGCCGTTGCCGATCGCCGAACTGACCCGCCGGGCCGCCTCCGATCCGCACCCCGGCCGGGTCGAACACGGCCGGGCGCTGACCGACTTCACCGGCGGCGCGGTGGCCGTGGTGGACGCGTCGGCGGTGGCCTCGCCCGCACCGCCGCCCTCGGTGTTCCGCTGA
- a CDS encoding response regulator transcription factor — translation MASVLVVEDDQFVRSALIRHLTDAAHTVRSVGTALEALREVAHFSFDVVVLDLGLPDLDGSEALKMLRGITDVPVIIATARDDESEIVRLLNAGADDYLTKPFSVEHLSARMAAVLRRSRAGAGEAAPSTVLRVGGLTVDPLRRQAELDGARLDLTRREFDLLTFLAGRPGVVVARRELLAEVWQQSYGDDQTIDVHLSWLRRKLGETAARPRYLHTLRGVGVKLEPPACGPGGAEPPR, via the coding sequence ATGGCAAGTGTGCTCGTGGTCGAGGACGACCAGTTCGTACGCTCGGCGCTCATCCGGCATCTGACCGACGCCGCGCACACGGTGCGCAGTGTCGGCACGGCGCTGGAGGCGTTGCGCGAGGTCGCCCACTTCTCCTTCGACGTGGTCGTCCTCGACCTCGGGCTGCCCGATCTGGACGGGTCCGAGGCCCTGAAGATGCTGCGCGGGATCACGGACGTGCCGGTCATCATCGCCACCGCGCGCGACGACGAGTCGGAGATCGTCCGGCTCCTCAACGCGGGCGCGGACGACTACCTGACCAAGCCGTTCTCGGTGGAACACCTGTCCGCCCGGATGGCGGCCGTGCTGCGGCGCTCCCGCGCCGGCGCCGGGGAGGCGGCGCCGTCCACCGTCCTGCGGGTCGGCGGGCTGACCGTGGACCCGCTGCGCCGTCAGGCCGAGCTGGACGGCGCACGGCTCGACCTGACCCGCCGCGAGTTCGACCTCCTGACGTTCCTGGCGGGCCGGCCCGGGGTCGTGGTAGCGCGCCGGGAACTGCTGGCCGAGGTGTGGCAGCAGTCCTACGGCGACGACCAGACCATCGACGTCCATCTGTCGTGGCTGCGGCGCAAGCTGGGCGAGACGGCGGCACGGCCGCGCTATCTGCACACGCTGCGGGGCGTCGGCGTGAAGCTGGAGCCGCCGGCCTGCGGCCCCGGGGGAGCGGAGCCGCCGCGATGA
- a CDS encoding HAMP domain-containing sensor histidine kinase, with protein sequence MRWALVKVCLAVTTMVVIAFAVPLGLVIKEMARDRAFSNAERVAAVVVPALSITTDRDQLERVVAAAGSDDGMAVHLPAGEGRAAVDLGRQRADAAAVAAVRKLGRASMAEIPGGSVLLQPVALSLGTAVIEVYVPESEVSNGVATAWAVLAAVGAALVVGSVAVADRLGVRMVQPARRLVEGARELGEGKLGARVPEEGPSELRLAAVAFNSMADQVVQLLANERELAADLSHRLRTPLTVLRLNAASLGDSPAAEQTRTAVAQLEREVDTVIRTAREAKPQTAAAGPGAGCDAAEVVRERMAFWSALAEDEGRKVRTAGVDRPVRIPVARADLAAALDALLGNVFRHTPEGTAFAVDVHNGEDAVIVLVSDAGPGIPDPVTAMARGRGSGTAGSTGLGLDIVRRLAESTGGDVRIGSSVLGGTEVRLRLQLTDRRPTRKGHRGTVRRRRRTALR encoded by the coding sequence ATGAGATGGGCACTGGTCAAGGTGTGTCTGGCGGTCACCACGATGGTCGTGATCGCCTTCGCGGTCCCGCTGGGGCTCGTCATCAAGGAGATGGCCAGGGACCGGGCGTTCTCCAACGCGGAGCGGGTGGCCGCGGTCGTCGTCCCGGCACTGTCCATCACCACCGACCGCGACCAGCTGGAGCGGGTGGTGGCCGCGGCGGGCTCCGACGACGGGATGGCGGTGCACCTGCCGGCGGGCGAGGGCCGCGCCGCCGTCGACCTCGGCCGGCAGCGCGCGGACGCCGCCGCTGTAGCCGCCGTGCGGAAGCTGGGCCGGGCGTCCATGGCGGAGATCCCCGGCGGTTCCGTGCTGCTCCAGCCGGTCGCGCTGAGCCTGGGGACCGCGGTGATCGAGGTGTACGTCCCCGAGTCCGAGGTGAGCAACGGCGTCGCCACGGCCTGGGCGGTGCTCGCCGCGGTCGGGGCCGCGCTGGTCGTCGGGTCGGTGGCGGTCGCCGACCGGCTCGGCGTGCGGATGGTGCAGCCGGCCAGGCGGCTGGTCGAAGGGGCGCGGGAACTGGGGGAGGGGAAGCTCGGGGCGAGGGTGCCGGAGGAGGGGCCGAGTGAACTGCGCCTCGCCGCCGTGGCGTTCAACTCGATGGCCGATCAGGTCGTCCAACTGCTGGCGAACGAGAGGGAGCTGGCGGCGGACCTGTCCCACCGTCTGCGGACCCCGCTGACCGTGCTCCGGCTCAACGCGGCCTCCCTCGGCGACTCCCCGGCCGCCGAGCAGACCCGCACGGCGGTGGCCCAGCTGGAACGCGAGGTGGACACCGTCATCCGCACCGCGCGGGAGGCCAAGCCGCAGACGGCGGCCGCCGGTCCGGGAGCGGGATGCGACGCGGCGGAGGTGGTCCGGGAACGGATGGCTTTCTGGTCGGCGCTCGCGGAGGACGAGGGCCGCAAGGTGCGCACCGCCGGCGTCGACCGCCCGGTCCGCATCCCGGTGGCCCGCGCGGACCTCGCGGCCGCCCTCGACGCCCTGCTCGGCAACGTCTTCCGCCACACCCCGGAGGGCACCGCCTTCGCGGTCGACGTCCACAACGGCGAGGACGCGGTGATCGTCCTGGTCTCCGACGCCGGCCCGGGCATCCCCGACCCCGTCACGGCGATGGCCCGCGGCCGGGGGTCCGGCACCGCCGGCTCCACCGGCCTCGGCCTGGACATCGTCCGCCGGCTCGCCGAGTCCACGGGCGGCGACGTCCGCATCGGCTCGTCGGTGCTGGGTGGCACGGAGGTCCGCCTCCGGCTCCAGCTGACCGACCGCCGGCCGACCCGCAAGGGCCACCGTGGCACCGTCCGCAGACGGAGACGGACCGCGCTCCGGTGA
- a CDS encoding GH1 family beta-glucosidase, which yields MPEPVSPVTFPPAFLWGAATSAYQIEGAVREDGRTPSIWDTFSHTPGKTAGGEHGDIAVDHYHRYRDDVALMADLGLSAYRFSISWSRVQPTGRGPAVQVGLDFYRRLVDELLAKGIKPAVTLYHWDLPQELEDAGGWPERDTAYRFAEYAQIVGEALGDRVENWITLNEPWCSAFLGYASGVHAPGRTEPVASLKAAHHLNLAHGLGTSALRAAMPARNTVAISLNSSVVRPLSPGDPADLAAVQKIDDLANGVFHGPILRGAYPETLLAATSSLTDWSYVLEGDLRAIHQPLDALGLNYYTPTLVSAADASVRGPRSDGHGASDHSPWPGADDVAFHLTPGDRTEMGWSIDPTGLHELIMRYTREAPGLPLYITENGAAYDDKPDSDGRVHDPERIAYLRGHLAAVRQAIADGADVRGYYLWSLLDNFEWAYGYEKRFGAVYVDYATLTRTPKSSALWYGQAARTGSLPEAETV from the coding sequence ATGCCTGAGCCCGTTTCTCCGGTGACCTTTCCTCCCGCCTTCCTCTGGGGCGCGGCGACCTCCGCGTACCAGATCGAGGGGGCGGTGCGGGAGGACGGCCGCACCCCCTCGATCTGGGACACCTTCAGCCATACACCCGGCAAGACGGCGGGCGGCGAGCACGGTGACATCGCTGTCGACCACTATCACCGCTACCGCGACGACGTGGCGCTGATGGCGGACCTGGGCCTGTCGGCGTACCGCTTCTCCATCTCCTGGTCCCGGGTCCAGCCGACCGGCCGCGGTCCCGCGGTCCAGGTGGGCCTGGACTTCTACCGGCGTCTGGTGGACGAGTTGCTGGCGAAGGGCATCAAGCCGGCCGTCACCCTCTACCACTGGGACCTCCCCCAGGAGCTCGAGGACGCGGGCGGCTGGCCGGAGCGGGACACGGCCTACCGGTTCGCGGAGTACGCGCAGATCGTCGGCGAGGCGCTCGGCGACCGGGTGGAGAACTGGATCACGCTGAACGAGCCGTGGTGCAGCGCCTTCCTGGGCTACGCGTCCGGGGTGCACGCACCGGGCCGTACGGAGCCGGTGGCCTCGCTGAAGGCGGCCCACCACCTGAACCTGGCGCACGGCCTGGGCACTTCGGCGCTGCGCGCGGCCATGCCCGCCCGCAACACGGTGGCGATCAGCCTCAACTCCTCGGTGGTGCGCCCGCTGTCCCCGGGCGACCCGGCGGACCTGGCCGCGGTGCAGAAGATCGACGACCTCGCCAACGGCGTCTTCCACGGCCCGATCCTGCGGGGCGCCTACCCCGAGACGCTGCTCGCGGCGACCTCGTCGCTGACGGACTGGTCGTACGTCCTCGAGGGCGATCTGCGCGCCATCCACCAGCCGCTGGACGCGCTGGGCCTCAACTACTACACGCCCACGCTGGTCTCGGCGGCTGACGCGTCGGTGCGCGGCCCCCGCTCGGACGGTCACGGCGCGAGCGACCACTCGCCGTGGCCGGGCGCGGACGACGTCGCGTTCCACCTGACCCCCGGCGACCGCACGGAGATGGGCTGGTCCATCGACCCGACCGGCCTGCACGAGCTGATCATGCGCTACACCCGGGAGGCGCCGGGCCTGCCGCTGTACATCACGGAGAACGGCGCGGCCTACGACGACAAGCCCGACTCGGACGGCCGTGTGCACGACCCGGAGCGCATCGCCTATCTGCGCGGCCACCTGGCGGCCGTGCGGCAGGCGATCGCGGACGGCGCGGACGTGCGCGGCTACTACCTGTGGTCGCTGCTCGACAACTTCGAGTGGGCGTACGGCTACGAGAAGCGGTTCGGCGCGGTGTACGTGGACTACGCGACGCTGACCCGCACGCCGAAGTCGAGCGCCCTCTGGTACGGCCAGGCGGCGCGGACCGGTTCGCTGCCCGAGGCCGAGACCGTCTGA
- a CDS encoding carbohydrate ABC transporter permease translates to MKTAEPEDTVPAARKVRRPKSAQAGGHMHGGPIAYIILAVFTIVSLFPLVWTAIAASRDNQRLAQNPPPFVFGSNLFHNLDVAWNDANLGKAFVNTTIVAGTSAATIVFLSTIAGFAFAKLRFRGRGALMLIVIGTMMVPPQLSVIPLYMMVAKLEWTDQLQAVILPSLVSAFGVFFMRQYLIQALPDEIIEAARVDGASSWRVVWHVVFPAARPAMAVLGMLMFVQTWNDFLWPFLVLSQTGNPTVQVAVAGLGRGYTPDQSLIMAGALLGTLPLLLVFAIFGKQIVGGIMQGAVKG, encoded by the coding sequence GTGAAGACCGCGGAGCCCGAGGACACCGTGCCGGCGGCCCGCAAGGTGCGGCGCCCCAAGTCCGCGCAGGCCGGCGGGCACATGCACGGCGGCCCGATCGCCTACATCATCCTGGCCGTGTTCACCATCGTGTCGCTGTTCCCGCTGGTGTGGACGGCGATCGCGGCCTCCCGCGACAACCAGCGACTGGCACAGAACCCGCCCCCGTTCGTGTTCGGCTCCAACCTCTTCCACAACCTGGACGTGGCCTGGAACGACGCGAACCTGGGCAAGGCCTTCGTCAACACGACGATCGTCGCGGGCACCTCGGCGGCGACGATCGTCTTCCTCTCGACGATCGCCGGGTTCGCCTTCGCCAAGCTCCGCTTCCGGGGCCGGGGCGCGCTGATGCTGATCGTGATCGGCACCATGATGGTGCCGCCGCAGCTGAGCGTCATCCCGCTGTACATGATGGTCGCCAAGCTGGAGTGGACGGACCAGCTCCAGGCGGTGATCCTGCCGTCGCTGGTGAGCGCGTTCGGGGTGTTCTTCATGCGGCAGTACCTCATCCAGGCGCTGCCCGACGAGATCATCGAGGCGGCCCGGGTGGACGGCGCGAGCAGCTGGCGGGTGGTGTGGCACGTGGTGTTCCCCGCGGCGCGCCCCGCGATGGCGGTACTCGGCATGCTGATGTTCGTGCAGACCTGGAACGACTTCCTGTGGCCGTTCCTGGTGCTGAGCCAGACCGGCAACCCGACCGTGCAGGTCGCGGTCGCGGGCCTGGGCCGCGGCTACACCCCGGACCAGTCCCTGATCATGGCGGGCGCACTGCTCGGCACGCTGCCGCTGCTGCTGGTCTTCGCGATCTTCGGCAAGCAGATCGTGGGCGGCATCATGCAGGGCGCGGTGAAGGGCTGA
- a CDS encoding carbohydrate ABC transporter permease, protein MATRHTTAAPPVKEGGAAPGRPPAAPTEAEKRRRNRLSRRWQRDIRWSPYAFVSPFFLLFLAFGLFPLVYTGWASLHQVEMTAPTDMTWVGMRNYTRIFDDDFFWNAARNTLTIGIISTVPQLLMAMGLAHILNYKLRASTFYRVAMLAPYATSIAAASLVFVLLFGRDYGMINWALHFVGIDAIDWQNDKWPSQIAVSSIVIWRWTGYNALIYLAAMQAIPQDLYESAALDGASRWRQFLHVTLPSLRPTILFTVVVSTIGASQVFGEPLLFDANKGASGGAEHQFQTLGLYLYEQGWVNQHLGRASAIAWTMFLILIAVGIVNYVISRRLRASS, encoded by the coding sequence ATGGCCACCCGCCACACCACCGCCGCGCCCCCCGTGAAGGAGGGGGGCGCGGCCCCGGGCCGCCCGCCCGCCGCGCCCACGGAGGCGGAGAAGCGCCGGCGGAACCGGCTGTCGCGCCGCTGGCAGCGGGACATCCGCTGGAGCCCGTACGCCTTCGTCTCGCCGTTCTTCCTGCTCTTCCTCGCGTTCGGCCTGTTCCCGCTGGTCTACACGGGCTGGGCGTCGCTGCACCAGGTGGAGATGACCGCGCCCACGGACATGACGTGGGTGGGGATGCGCAACTACACGCGCATCTTCGACGACGATTTCTTCTGGAACGCGGCGCGCAACACCCTCACGATCGGGATCATCTCGACCGTCCCGCAGCTGCTGATGGCCATGGGCCTGGCCCACATCCTCAACTACAAGCTGCGTGCCTCGACCTTCTACCGGGTCGCGATGCTCGCGCCGTACGCGACGTCGATCGCGGCCGCCTCGCTGGTCTTCGTCCTGCTCTTCGGCCGTGACTACGGCATGATCAACTGGGCGCTGCACTTCGTCGGGATCGACGCGATCGACTGGCAGAACGACAAGTGGCCGTCGCAGATCGCCGTCTCGTCGATCGTCATCTGGCGGTGGACCGGCTACAACGCGCTGATCTACCTGGCCGCGATGCAGGCCATCCCGCAGGACCTGTACGAGTCGGCGGCGCTGGACGGCGCGAGCCGCTGGCGGCAGTTCCTGCACGTGACGCTGCCGTCACTGCGGCCGACGATCCTGTTCACGGTCGTCGTGTCGACGATCGGCGCGAGCCAGGTCTTCGGCGAGCCGCTGCTGTTCGACGCCAACAAGGGCGCGTCGGGCGGCGCGGAGCACCAGTTCCAGACGCTGGGCCTGTATCTGTACGAGCAGGGCTGGGTCAACCAGCACCTGGGCCGGGCCTCGGCGATCGCCTGGACGATGTTCCTGATCCTGATCGCGGTCGGCATCGTCAACTACGTCATCTCGCGCCGGCTGCGCGCCAGTAGTTAG
- a CDS encoding ABC transporter substrate-binding protein gives MRARTRTARRAVVLAAVASLGAGLLAGCADDGGDDKASDGSSSGGGKGKTTITLGLFGTMGFKEAGLYAEYEKLHPEIKIAENVTERNENYYPALVNHLTTNSGLQDIQAIEVGNIAEVVATQAAKFEDMSKVSGVDKSKWLDWKWSQGTTKDGQTIALGTDVGPMALCYRKDLFQAAGLPTDRAEVGKLWAGDWNKFVATGEQYKKKAKAGTFFMDSPGGLINAILSSEKEKFYDSSGEIIYKTNPAVKAAFDLTAKAAKEGLVQAQTQFQPAWDTTIANSKFATIACPPWMLGTIKGKAKTEDAGKWDVAVAPKSGNWGGSFLGVPKSGKHVKEAEAFITWLTAPEQQAKLFKVQGSFPSTPSAYTMPEVTGAKNDMTGDSPIGTVFSEAAKTAPVQVIGPKDQIIQQGLTDNGVILVTKGKSAAEAWTTATKTIDNNLDK, from the coding sequence ATGCGAGCACGTACCCGAACCGCCCGCCGGGCGGTTGTCCTCGCGGCCGTCGCGTCGTTGGGCGCCGGCCTGCTGGCCGGCTGTGCCGACGACGGCGGCGACGACAAGGCTTCCGACGGTTCGTCGTCCGGCGGCGGCAAGGGCAAGACCACGATCACGCTCGGTCTGTTCGGCACGATGGGCTTCAAGGAGGCCGGTCTCTACGCCGAGTACGAGAAGCTCCACCCCGAGATCAAGATCGCCGAGAACGTCACGGAGCGGAACGAGAACTACTACCCGGCGCTGGTCAACCACCTGACCACCAACAGTGGCCTGCAGGACATCCAGGCCATCGAAGTGGGCAACATAGCCGAGGTCGTCGCCACCCAGGCGGCCAAGTTCGAGGACATGTCGAAGGTCTCGGGCGTCGACAAGAGCAAGTGGCTGGACTGGAAGTGGTCGCAGGGCACCACCAAGGACGGCCAGACGATCGCTCTCGGTACCGACGTCGGCCCGATGGCCCTCTGCTACCGCAAGGACCTCTTCCAGGCGGCCGGTCTGCCCACCGACCGCGCCGAGGTCGGCAAGCTGTGGGCCGGTGACTGGAACAAGTTCGTCGCCACCGGCGAGCAGTACAAGAAGAAGGCCAAGGCGGGCACCTTCTTCATGGACTCCCCCGGCGGCCTGATCAACGCCATCCTCAGCAGTGAGAAGGAGAAGTTCTACGACTCCTCCGGCGAGATCATCTACAAGACGAACCCGGCGGTGAAGGCCGCGTTCGACCTGACCGCGAAGGCCGCCAAGGAGGGCCTGGTCCAGGCCCAGACGCAGTTCCAGCCGGCCTGGGACACCACGATCGCCAACAGCAAGTTCGCCACCATCGCCTGCCCGCCGTGGATGCTCGGCACCATCAAGGGCAAGGCGAAGACCGAGGACGCCGGCAAGTGGGACGTGGCCGTCGCGCCCAAGTCCGGCAACTGGGGCGGCTCCTTCCTGGGTGTGCCGAAGAGCGGCAAGCACGTGAAGGAGGCCGAGGCGTTCATCACCTGGCTGACCGCGCCCGAGCAGCAGGCGAAGCTGTTCAAGGTGCAGGGCTCCTTCCCGAGCACGCCGAGCGCGTACACGATGCCCGAGGTGACCGGCGCGAAGAACGACATGACCGGTGACTCGCCGATCGGTACGGTCTTCTCCGAGGCCGCCAAGACCGCTCCGGTGCAGGTGATCGGCCCGAAGGACCAGATCATCCAGCAGGGCCTGACCGACAACGGCGTCATCCTCGTGACGAAGGGCAAGTCGGCCGCGGAGGCCTGGACGACGGCCACCAAGACCATCGACAACAACCTGGACAAGTGA